In Arachis hypogaea cultivar Tifrunner chromosome 2, arahy.Tifrunner.gnm2.J5K5, whole genome shotgun sequence, a genomic segment contains:
- the LOC140172841 gene encoding putative disease resistance RPP13-like protein 1, which translates to MAAELVGGAVLSSILNVVFDRMSSPEVANWIKGKKLTQKLLGRLKTTLYAVQAFLIDAEQKQIKERAVKDWLDTLKDAMYVADNLLDEVFTKAATQKDPGTFFSRYLNLQDREIANCMEEIIDKIESIVKQKDTLGLREIPKENMSWRITTSLVERSNIYGREKDKEVIVKLLLDDDDTTDGDIPVIPIVGMGGIGKTTLAQLVYHDDEVKKNFDFQAWVCVSEEFDVIKVTKTIIETITSRSCKLTDLNLLQHDLKEKLARRKFFVVLDDAWNEDYDAWNSLLKPFQNGVKGSKILITTRSKKVASVVQTVPPHELNLLSHEDCWLVFSKHARLSTDSMQNTTLGKVGRNIVKKCNGLPLAAQALGSLLRGNSDVKYWNHILKSEIWEFSDDRIKVVPALRISYYYLPSCLKECFVYCSLYPKDHEFDKDELILLWMAENFLQPVGKKSMEEVGDEYFDELVARSFFQPHSTREKIFVMHDLVHDLAMIFGGEFYFRAEEVENTVEVDIKTRHLSHNAKGNYPMSKLLGVCDKVKHTRTFLEVNLDWGIPFNMENAPCILLSQLKYLRVLSFKCFPLDSLPDSVGELIHLRYLDLSKTYIVTLPESLGNLYNLQTLKLNGCANLKTRPAGMQNLVNLRHLDITGTCLHEMPKGMSKLKGLQFLSDYIVGKHEENKIKELRALANLHQSISITKLENVVNSNEASEARMCNKDGINSLSLLWSIDKDGINSFCSGLMTEELSAIAINQRHSAEILL; encoded by the coding sequence ATGGCTGCCGAACTTGTGGGTGGAGCTGTTCTGTCTTCTATTCTTAATGTTGTTTTTGACAGGATGTCCTCACCAGAAGTTGCTAACTGGATCAAAGGGAAGAAGCTTACCCAGAAGCTGCTTGGAAGGTTGAAGACTACTCTTTATGCTGTTCAAGCCTTTCTCATTGATGCTGAGCAGAAGCAGATCAAGGAGAGAGCTGTCAAGGACTGGCTCGATACTCTCAAAGATGCTATGTATGTTGCTGATAACTTGCTGGATGAAGTCTTCACCAAAGCTGCCACTCAAAAGGATCCAGGTACCTTCTTCTCTCGTTATCTCAATTTGCAAGATAGGGAGATAGCAAACTGCATGGAGGAAATTATTGATAAGATAGAATCTATTGTGAAACAAAAAGACACTCTTGGTCTTAGAGAGATTCCTAAGGAGAACATGTCATGGAGGATTACAACATCTCTAGTTGAAAGATCCAATATATATGGCAGGGAAAAAGACAAGGAGGTCATAGTGAAATTGTTGTTGGACGACGATGATACTACTGATGGTGATATACCTGTGATTCCCATTGTGGGCATGGGAGGAATAGGAAAGACTACTTTGGCCCAATTGGTGTACCATGATGACGAAGTGAAGAAGAATTTTGATTTTCAAGCTTGGGTTTGTGTGTCCGAAGAGTTTGATGTTATCAAGGTCACCAAGACTATAATTGAAACAATAACTTCACGATCTTGTAAGTTGACAGATTTGAATTTACTTCAACATGATTTAAAGGAAAAGCTGGCCAGACGAAAATTCTTTGTTGTCTTGGATGATGCATGGAATGAAGATTATGACGCTTGGAATAGCCTTCTAAAACCTTTTCAGAATGGAGTTAAGGGAAGTAAAATTCTCATAACTACTAGAAGTAAAAAGGTCGCTTCTGTAGTGCAAACTGTTCCACCTCATGAACTAAATTTATTGTCTCATGAAGATTGTTGGTTAGTGTTTTCAAAGCATGCACGTCTTTCCACTGACTCTATGCAGAATACAACTTTGGGAAAGGTCGGCAGAAATATTGTAAAGAAGTGTAATGGATTGCCATTGGCAGCTCAAGCCCTTGGAAGCTTATTGCGTGGAAATTCTGATGTCAAGTATTGGAATCATATATTGAAGAGTGAGATATGGGAATTCTCTGATGACAGGATAAAAGTTGTACCGGCATTAAGAATTAGCTACTATTATCTTCCTTCATGCTTGAAAGAGTGCTTTGTTTATTGTTCCTTGTATCCCAAAGACCATGAATTCGACAAAGATGAATTGATTTTGTTATGGATGGCAGAAAATTTTTTACAACCAGTAGGAAAAAAAAGTATGGAAGAAGTTGGCGATGAATATTTTGACGAATTAGTTGCGAGATCATTTTTCCAGCCTCATAGTACTCGGGAAAAGATATTTGTGATGCATGATCTGGTGCATGATTTGGCAATGATCTTTGGTGGAGAGTTCTATTTTAGAGCTGAGGAGGTTGAGAATACTGTTGAAGTTGATATTAAAACTCGTCATTTGTCACATAATGCTAAAGGCAATTACCCAATGTCAAAACTTCTGGGAGTTTGTGACAAAGTAAAACATACAAGGACATTTCTTGAAGTTAATTTGGATTGGGGGATTCCATTCAACATGGAAAACGCACCATGCATTTTACTCTCACAATTGAAGTACTTGAGAGTTTTGTCGTTTAAATGTTTTCCTCTTGACTCACTTCCTGATTCAGTAGGTGAGTTGATTCATTTGCGTTACTTGGATCTATCAAAGACCTACATTGTGACATTGCCTGAGTCACTGGGTAACCTGTACAATTTGCAGACTTTGAAGCTGAATGGATGTGCAAATCTGAAAACTCGTCCAGCTGGCATGCAAAATCTTGTCAATTTGCGTCACCTTGATATTACAGGGACTTGTTTGCATGAGATGCCGAAAGGCATGAGCAAATTGAAAGGTTTGCAGTTTTTAAGCGACTACATTGTTGGGAAGCATGAAGAGAACAAGATCAAAGAACTGAGAGCACTTGCAAATCTACACCAATCAATTTCCATTACCAAATTGGAGAATGTGGTCAACAGCAATGAAGCTTCGGAGGCAAGAATGTGTAATAAGGATGGCATTAACTCTTTGAGCTTGTTGTGGTCAATAGATAAAGATGGCATTAACTCCTTCTGTTCAGGATTAATGACTGAGGAACTGTCAGCCATAGCTATAAATCAGAGGCACAGTGCAGAGatcctgctctga
- the LOC112756716 gene encoding uncharacterized protein, whose product MGGFLSGGFRKCCMLPSLGELPSLKHLKIKGFERLGIVGAEFYQNHDSCVETPFPMLETLWFESMPCWKEWRSLEFNAFPRLRKLTIWGCPMLTGDLPNHLPSLKYLDIRNCEQLSSCLPRAPAITKLCLLHSNNVRILELPPLLHELLIKGKNLVEAVVPAIKNTQLSCLTSLSISDCSSHILFPLSSIPASVKKLRISSCRNLEFQIEGQHDSLHILEITNSCDLVTSFSLLDSFPNLVCADITDCEKMESVVVSCSLSCLRSLYIYNCARLKSISTLWTAAPQLENLTIMGCPEIDLSAIRDPQCSLRSLRIGYFEKLVSSAALMNLQFHGLTHLTIEGECESVSVKSLPKEGWLPACLESLILNRIKSVETLECKGLVHLNSLRNLTIIECPKLENIEGEKLPASLIRLIIKESHLLGKRCEMKDLQVWPKISHIRGIQVNGRWIW is encoded by the coding sequence ATGGGCGGTTTCCTTTCGGGTGGTTTCAGAAAGTGTTGTATGCTTCCTTCACTTGGAGAGTTGCCTTCTTTGAAGCACCTAAAAATTAAAGGCTTTGAAAGGCTTGGGATTGTTGGTGCTGAATTTTACCAAAACCATGATTCTTGTGTGGAGACACCATTTCCAATGCTTGAAACTCTCTGGTTCGAATCAATGCCTTGCTGGAAGGAGTGGCGTTCATTGGAGTTCAATGCATTTCCCAGACTTAGGAAGCTTACCATATGGGGGTGTCCCATGTTGACAGGAGATTTGCCCAATCATCTACCATCTTTGAAATATCTTGATATTCGGAATTGCGAGCAGCTGAGTTCTTGCCTTCCAAGAGCTCCTGCTATTACCAAATTGTGTCTACTTCATAGCAATAATGTGAGAATTTTAGAGCTACCTCCTTTATTGCATGAACTATTAATCAAAGGAAAGAATCTAGTGGAGGCTGTCGTGCCGGCCATAAAGAACACCCAACTGAGTTGCCTCACATCTTTGTCTATCTCAGATTGTTCCTCCCATATATTGTTTCCATTGAGTAGTATTCCTGCATCAGTGAAAAAGTTGAGGATATCAAGTTGTAGAAACTTAGAATTCCAAATTGAAGGCCAACACGACTCGCTGCATATACTTGAAATAACTAACAGCTGTGATTTGGTTACATCCTTctcattgttggattcctttcCTAATCTCGTGTGTGCTGACATCACGGACTGTGAAAAGATGGAGTCTGTTGTGGTGTCATGCTCTCTTTCATGTCTCCgttcattatatatatacaacTGTGCCAGATTGAAATCCATTTCCACGCTGTGGACAGCAGCACCTCAGCTAGAGAATCTCACAATAATGGGCTGTCCAGAAATCGATTTGTCTGCTATAAGGGATCCACAATGTAGCTTGAGATCTCTTCGCATCGGCTACTTCGAGAAGCTAGTGAGCAGTGCAGCATTGATGAATTTGCAATTTCATGGGCTTACTCATCTTACCATTGAAGGTGAATGCGAAAGTGTGAGTGTGAAGTCTCTCCCAAAGGAAGGTTGGTTGCCTGCATGCCTTGAGTCTCTGATACTGAATCGCATTAAAAGTGTCGAGACGTTGGAATGCAAGGGACTAGTCCACCTCAACTCCCTCCGAAATTTAACCATTATTGAATGTCCCAAGCTGGAGAATATTGAGGGAGAAAAGCTACCTGCTTCTCTAATTCGACTCATCATCAAAGAAAGCCATTTGCTTGGTAAGAGGTGTGAGATGAAGGACCTACAAGTTTGGCCTAAAATTTCCCACATCCGCGGCATTCAAGTTAATGGAAGATGGATTTGGTAG